A single window of Desulfotomaculum sp. DNA harbors:
- a CDS encoding molybdopterin-binding oxidoreductase: MREIKSKSLLIVGVLLILASSILIYINAYPRQADDGIKDWKLTLSGRDGIKKTLSHKDITSLPAYCGNGGFFSTVGIIYGPYKAKGVTVENLCKQVGGVFQDDVVMISAEDGYSTVLDYKQIQGEFITYDRNLKETPHGELKIILMYEQDGRPLSDEDGRPFRIAIAGTKKGLLTEGTYWVKWVNKIEVLKTP; the protein is encoded by the coding sequence ATGAGAGAAATTAAGTCAAAAAGCTTATTAATTGTTGGCGTATTGTTAATTTTAGCGTCATCAATATTGATCTATATTAACGCATATCCAAGGCAGGCAGATGATGGAATAAAAGATTGGAAGTTAACTTTGTCAGGCCGGGATGGAATTAAAAAAACACTGTCCCACAAGGATATAACCTCACTTCCGGCATACTGCGGCAATGGAGGATTTTTTTCAACAGTAGGGATTATTTATGGACCATATAAGGCAAAGGGTGTAACTGTCGAAAACCTTTGCAAACAGGTTGGCGGTGTATTTCAAGATGATGTAGTAATGATATCAGCGGAGGACGGTTATTCAACTGTCTTAGACTATAAACAGATTCAAGGTGAATTTATTACTTACGATAGGAACCTTAAAGAAACGCCGCATGGTGAGTTAAAGATAATTTTAATGTATGAACAGGACGGCAGGCCATTATCGGATGAGGACGGCAGGCCATTCAGAATTGCTATTGCCGGAACAAAAAAAGGACTTTTAACTGAAGGTACGTACTGGGTTAAATGGGTAAATAAGATAGAAGTGCTTAAAACCCCTTAA